The following coding sequences are from one Augochlora pura isolate Apur16 chromosome 6, APUR_v2.2.1, whole genome shotgun sequence window:
- the Med21 gene encoding mediator complex subunit 21 → MADRLTQLQDTINQQAEHFCNSVGILQQYSTPSKFPGFDRVGTPQPHQPQEDYAALFATLIARCAKDIDTLIESLPSEESSQELQVASLSRLEQENQEAGEQLEEVVKQGEALLQRIQAALQDIAQSQLDMQDPASTSIVNINLNTTMTFKQENVNSVNTVSSNNSHQMSDPSPSSMNQ, encoded by the exons atggCAGACCGTTTAACACAGTTACAAGACACTATAAAccaa caagcagaacatttttgtaacagTGTAGGtattttacaacaatattcTACACCTAGTAAATTTCCTGGATTTGATCGTGTGGGAACACCACAGCCCCATCAACCTCAAGAAG attatgCAGCTCTGTTTGCTACTTTAATAGCAAGATGTGCGAAAGATATTGATACTTTGATAGAAAGTTTACCAAGCGAAGAATCATCACAAGAATTACAGGTTGCAAGCCTCAGTCGCCTTGAACAAGAAAATCAAGAAGCTGGTGAACAGCTAGAAGAGGTTGTGAAACAAGGAGAAGCTCTCCTACAAAGAATTCAGGCTGCTCTACAAGATATTGCTCAAAGTCAATTAGATATGCAGGATCCAGCATCGACATccatagtaaatattaatctcAATACTACTATGACATTTAAACAAGAGAATGTCAATTCTGTAAATACAGTGTCCTCAAATAATTCACACCAAATGTCTGATCCTTCACCAAGTTCTATGAATCAATGA
- the Waw gene encoding translation factor waclaw, which translates to MRINKVIYQVWCTQKTYRFLDTYSSKFDKKYLHPNRKCYCTKTKDDKEFIISIENIRNFSIIAHVDHGKSTLADRLLEITGAIKKNSGSQILDKLQVEKDRGITVKAQTASLNYTYKETMYLLNLIDTPGHVDFSAEVYRSLIPCQGVVLVVDANDGVQAQTVANYYLAMKRKLVIIPVINKIDLKNANPDRVVQQLKTLFDIKEEDVLKISAKLGTGVKNILDAIIERIPPPDVIREKPLRALIFDSWYDKHKGAISLIYIKEGSLSVGDHITSIHNKKSYDIRNLSLLRPNEEPVKLLVAGQIGCIACNMRSSKEAFIGDTLHIKNHPVDPLLQIKTPKPMVFSGVYPHDQSQFDTMKAAIEKLTLNDSGVSVTIDHSVALGQGWRIGFLGLLHMEVFMQRLEQEYGVEPIVTIPNVTYKAKICGAKNIKNYGGDEITFNNPAHFPNSQIVTELYEPIILGTIITPETYIGEILSLCHEKRGVEQLMKNIGNNRIMLQYLFPLNEVIVDFHDLLKSATSGYASFDYEERGYEPSKIVKLNIALNGIVVEELSTIVHATKAVTVGRQLCKKLIDIIPRQLFEISIQAMLHGTVLARENVKAYRKDVTAKLYGGDVTRRKKLLAQQSDGKKKMRMIGKISIPRDTFIKVLKR; encoded by the exons atgagaataaataaagttatttatcAAGTATGGTGTACTCAGAAGACTTATAGGTTTTTAGATACGTATTCATCAAAATTTGATaa GAAATATCTACATCCCAATAGGAAATGTTATTGTACCAAGACGAAAGATGATaaggaatttataatttcaatagaaaacATACGTAACTTTAGTATTATAGCACATGTTGACCATGGCAAAAGTACACTTGCCGATAGACTTTTAGAAATTACAggagcaataaaaaaaaattctggaAGCCAAATATTAGACAAATTACAAGTTGAAAAGGATCGTGGAATTACAGTCAAGGCCCAAACAGCATCtcttaattatacatataaagagACTATGTATCttcttaatttaatagatACACCTGGTCATGTAGATTTTTCAGCTGAAGTATATCGTTCTTTAATTCCTTGTCAAGGAGTTGTTTTAGTTGTTGATGCAAATGATGGTGTACAAGCACAAACAGTGGCTAACTACTATTTAGCTATGAAACGGAAGCTGGTTATAATAccggtaataaataaaatagatctcAAAAATGCCAATCCTGACAGAGTGGTACAACagttaaaaacattgtttgatataaaagaagaagatgTCTTAAAAATATCTGCCAAGCTTGGCACtggtgtaaaaaatattttagatgccattattgaaagaattccTCCACCTGATGTGATTAGAGAAAAGCCATTGAGAGCGTTAATATTTGATAGTTGGTATGATAAACATAAAGGagctatttctttaatatatattaaagaagGATCTTTATCAGTAGGAGATCATATTACTtcaatacataataaaaaatcttatGATATTAGAAATCTATCACTGTTACGACCTAATGAAGAACCAGTAAAACTATT AGTTGCAGGTCAAATAGGATGCATTGCATGTAATATGAGATCATCAAAAGAAGCATTTATTGGTGACacattacatataaaaaaccACCCTGTAGATCCTCTTTTGCAAATCAAAACACCAAAACCAATGGTTTTCTCAGGAGTGTATCCTCATGATCAATCACAATTTGATACAATGAAAGCtgctattgaaaaattaactcTAAATGACAGTGGTGTGTCTGTTACTATAGATCATAg tgtaGCACTTGGACAAGGCTGGAGAATTGGATTTTTAGGTTTATTACATATGGAAGTTTTTATGCAACGTTTGGAACAAGAATATGGTGTTGAACCAATCGTTACTATACCTAATGTAACATATAAAGCAAAGATATGTGGAGCTAAAAACATCAAAAATTATGGTGGCGATGAAATTACATTCAATAATCCAGCACATTTTCCTAACTCACAAATTGTAACTGAATTGTATGAACCTATTATATTAGGGACCATTATTACACCAG AGACATACATAGGTGAGATATTATCTTTATGTCATGAAAAACGAGGGGTAGaacaattaatgaaaaatattggaaataatagaataatgttACAATACTTATTTCCATTAAATGAAGTTATTGTTGATTttcatgatttattaaaaagtgcaACCTCTGGATATGCTAGTTTCGATTATGAAGAACGTGGATATGAACCTTCGAAAATAGTTAAG TTGAATATAGCTTTAAACGGTATTGTAGTGGAAGAATTAAGTACTATTGTACATGCCACTAAAGCTGTTACAGTGGGTAGACAActatgtaaaaaattaatagatataattCCACGACAGttgtttgaaatttccattcaAGCTATGTTACATGGAACTGTCCTTGCAAGGGAAAATGTGAAAGCATACAGAAAAGATGTGACTGCGAAATTA TATGGTGGTGATGTCACTAGACGAAAAAAGTTATTAGCTCAACAATCAGATGGAAAGAAGAAGATGAGAATGAttggaaaaatttctattccaCGAGATACGTTCATAAAAGTTcttaaaagataa
- the Pgant7 gene encoding N-acetylgalactosaminyltransferase 7, with translation MRIVQLRRNRLFSFGMGGILVLILLYIVISNYSDKPINNFKEYLSDSLKSKQVPVLTKELGNFEDKHVQVKNGPGEGGKPHILRDDQQNDIQQAESDYGMNMVCSNEISLDRSIPDTRMPECKYWNYPEVLPRASVIIVFHNEGWSVLMRTVHSVINRTPPQFLEEILLVDDFSDKDNLKGDLESYIEQWDGKVKLIRNYERLGLIRTRSRGAREAKGEVIVFLDAHCEVNVNWLPPLLAPIAVDRTVMTVPIIDGVDHKTFEYRPVYQEGHLYRGIFEWGMLYKENELPMREQKARPYNSMPYKSPTHAGGLFAINRKYFLSLGAYDEGLLIWGGENFELSFKIWQCGGSILWVPCSHVGHVYRGFMPYTFGKLAQKKKGPLITINYKRVIETWFDDKYKEFFYTREPLARQLDHGDISEQLAFKKRKKCKSFQWYMENVAYDVFDKFPELPPNLYWGELQNIATDTCLDTMGHSPPSLMATSHCHGFGNNQLVRLNTKGQLGIGERCVSADGQGIKFVFCRLGTVHGPWQYDEKTKTLLHRLHKKCMALHPQTQQLSLMPCDINNTYQQWSFNEVHPQW, from the exons ATGAGAATTGTGCAGCTAAGGAGAAATCGTCTGTTTAGTTTTGGTATGGGTGGTATATTAGtccttatattattatacattgttatCAGTAATTATTCTGATAAaccaataaacaattttaaagaatatttgtcAGACAGTTTGAAAAGTAAACAg GTTCCAGTTTTAACAAAAGAACTTGgaaatttcgaagataaaCATGTACAGGTGAAGAATGGACCTGGAGAAGGAGGAAAACCTCATATCCTCAGAGACGATCAACAGAATGATATACAGCAAGCAGAGTCTGACTATGGCATGAATATGGTATGttctaatgaaatttcattagacAGGTCAATTCCTGATACAAGAATGCCAGA ATGCAAATATTGGAATTACCCAGAGGTACTTCCTCGTGCTAGtgtaattatagtatttcatAATGAAGGTTGGTCAGTATTAATGAGAACTGTCCATAGTGTAATAAATCGTACTCCCCCTCAATTTTTGGAAGAAATCTTGCTTGTAGATGATTTTTCTGATAAAG ATAATTTGAAAGGTGATTTGGAATCTTATATAGAACAGTGGGATGGCAAAGTAAagttaataagaaattatgaaaGGCTAGGTTTAATAAGGACCAGGTCTCGTGGTGCACGGGAAGCTAAGGGTGAAGTTATAGTGTTTTTGGATGCTCACTGTGAAGTCAATGTCAACTGGTTACCACCTCTTTTAGCTCCAATTGCTGTTGATAG GACTGTGATGACTGTTCCTATAATTGATGGAGTAGAtcataaaacatttgaatatAGACCTGTATACCAAGAAGGACATTTATACAGAGGGATTTTTGAATGGGGAATGCTTTACAAAGAAAACGAGTTACCTATGAGAGAACAAAAAGCTCGACCTTATAACAGCATGCCTTACAA GTCTCCTACTCATGCTGGTGGTTTATTCGCaataaatcgtaaatatttcttgtcGTTGGGGGCATATGATGAAGGATTACTTATTTGGGGTGGAGAGAACTTTGAATTGTCATTTAAGATATGGCAATGTGGTGGTAGTATTCTTTGGGTTCCTTGTTCACATGTCGGTCATGTGTATAGAGGATTCATGCCATACACATTTGGTAAATTGGCTCAGAAGAAAAAAGGACCGCTTATAACTATA AATTACAAAAGAGTTATTGAGACCTGGTTTGATGACAAATACAAAGAATTCTTTTATACAAGAGAACCGCTTGCAAGACAGCTTGATCATGGAGATATATCAGAACAACTAGCTTtcaaaaaacgaaaaaaatgtaaaagttttcaATGGTACATGGAAAATGTAGCTTATGAtgttttcgataaatttccTGAACTGCCGCCCAATCTTTACTGGGGAGag TTACAAAACATAGCAACCGATACATGTTTAGACACAATGGGTCATTCACCACCTAGTCTAATGGCTACATCTCATTGTCATGGATTTGGTAATAATCAG TTAGTTAGACTGAATACAAAAGGTCAATTAGGAATAGGAGAACGATGCGTGTCGGCGGACGGACAAGGAATAAAGTTTGTATTCTGTCGATTAGGAACTGTACATGGTCCGTGGCAGTATGATGAA aaaacaAAAACGCTTTTACATAGACTGCACAAAAAATGTATGGCACTTCATCCGCAAACACAACAGCTATCTTTAATGCCATGTGACATCAATAATACGTATCAACAGTGGTCTTTCAATGAAGTTCATCCACAATGGTGA
- the Akhr gene encoding adipokinetic hormone receptor — MGSSIKISSTTELSNSRTNSSNNVELPIDMRFNEGHVVSIIVYSVLMIVSAMGNTTVLVLITRRKRTSKSKIHTMLMHLAIADLLVTFLMMPLEIGWAVTVSWEAGDAMCRIMAFFRMFGLYLSSFILVCISIDRYYAVMRPLQLWDVDKRGKIMLCLAWVGSIVCSMPQMVVFHLETHPNISWYSQCVTFNTFPTYTHEITYSLFGMVMMYWFPLIVIIYTYTNILLEICRRSRKSERDKIRRSSMGFLTRAKIRTLKMTIIIVAVFFVCWTPYYVMSLWYWIDRQSAYKVDQRIQKGLFLFACTNSCMNPIVYGVFNIRDRNKASVRPTTLETRITPLSLSLKLLD; from the exons ATGGGAAgctcaataaaaatttcttctacaaCGGAATTATCCAATTCTAGAACCAATAGTTCAAACAATGTAGAACTTCCAATTGATATGCGCTTTAATGAGGGTCACGTTGTTAGTATCATCGTTTATAGTGTACTAATGATTGTGTCCGCTATGGGAAATACAACAGTGTTAGTCTTAATTACGCGTAGGAAGCGCACATCTAAATCAAAAATACATACAATGCTGATGCATCTTGCAATTGCAGATCTACTT GTTACTTTCTTAATGATGCCCCTCGAAATTGGATGGGCAGTTACAGTGTCTTGGGAAGCGGGAGATGCAATGTGTCGCATAATGGCATTCTTCAGAATGTTTGGTCTATACCTATCATCCTTCATTCTAGTTTGCATAAGTATAGACAG atATTATGCTGTCATGCGACCTCTCCAATTGTGGGATGTTGACAAGAGAGGGAAAATTATGCTATGTCTTGCATGGGTAGGATCAATCGTATGCTCAATGCCACAG ATGGTAGTATTTCACTTGGAAACCCATCCAAATATTTCTTGGTATTCACAGTGTGTCACGTTTAACACTTTTCCAACATACACTCACGAAATCACATATTCTCTTTTCGGAATGGTCATGATGTATTGGTTTCCTCTTATTGtcataatatatacatatacaaacaTTTTGTTGGAAATTTGTAGAAGATCAAGAAAAAGTGAACGCG ATAAGATCCGTCGTTCTTCAATGGGATTTCTAACACGAGCAAAGATAAGAACTCTTAAAATGACAATAATCATTGTTGCTGTCTTCTTTGTTTGCTGGACACCCTATTATGTTATGAGCCTTtg gTATTGGATTGATAGACAGTCAGCATACAAAGTTGACCAACGAATCCAAAAAGGTCTCTTTCTTTTTGCATGTACAAATTCTTGCATGAATCCTATTGTTTACGGGGTTTTTAATATAAGAGATCGCAATAAG GCATCTGTCCGACCAACCACTTTAGAAACTCGGATAACTCCATTATCTTTGTCACTGAAACTTCTGGACTAA
- the LOC144470672 gene encoding WASH complex subunit 1: MPERIEIGVIPDNLRHEETIVQISEALDDLNSAVSYIFDCIDKRLYENSKRLLNVRSRATKLEDQLKYLQTNLNLKAVKMYSAAKYPANHTYKEYEMAIPFKYKDTHEIPKAYKCSVSIKEVPETYLPSNCKTEDGQYVGNNNLQEKLRFYHVRSRTNKEVYVDNNELSFPLHLFSISALLFDSMDNPYNISTKQSGHRVNEKQKIEDAPDSIIQPWLMSEMDSSSSYLYTPTLGEVPQINVPPTLPDLPGIVDDEKFILDLNSQSPIAPSSAVTTPTVRLDLPTPTIDEKDSNAKHEQNVPNLPSFANTSSSKHSTGDTTVYSPPPPLPLATSDTSSSISINSEKNHKSLVPLSMVPPSPPPPPPPPPPPPPPPPPPPPASETDATDFETNSEKKTNEEKNKSVKLDDRSNLMAAIRNAGGVGRAKLRHTGPPEEKGNRWSSASVGGDLMADLHAKLALRRKGIAGSGGSALERMLISIPPPPKPNEATTSDRNSATSEYDSQPDTDDWDE; this comes from the exons ATGCCGGAACGAATTGAAATTG GTGTTATTCCTGATAATTTAAGACATGAAGAAACAATTGTTCAAATATCAGAAGCTCTAGATGATTTGAATTCTGCAGTTTCTTACATATTTGACTGTATTGACAAAAGACTttatgaaaatagtaaaag attattaaatgttagaaGTAGGGCTACAAAACTTGAAGATcaactgaaatatttacaaacgaatttaaatttaaaagctgtaaaaatgtattctgcTGCGAAGTATCCAGCTAATCATACATATAAAGAATATGAGATGGCAATACCATTTAAGTATAAAGATACACATGAAATACCAAAAGCTTACAAATGTTCTGTATCTATAAAAGAAGTGCCTGAAACATACTTGCCTTCCAATTGTAAAACAGAGGATGGTCAATATGTGGGAAATAATAACTTACAGGagaaattacgattttatcaTGTACGCTCCAGAACAAACAAAGAAGTTTATGTAGACAATAATGAATTATCATTTCCTCTACATCTATTTTCAATTAGTGCTCTGCTATTTGATAGTATGGATAATCCTTATAACATATCCACTAAACAGTCTGGTCATAGAGTAAATGAAAAGCAAAAAATCGAAGATGCACCTGATTCTATTATACAACCATGGTTAATGTCAGAAATGGATTCATCTAGTAGCTATCTCTATACTCCCACTTTAGGCGAG GTGCCTCAGATAAATGTACCGCCAACACTTCCAGATTTACCTGGTATTGTTGatgatgaaaaatttattttagaccTTAATTCTCAAAGTCCTATTGCACCATCTTCAGCAGTAACAACACCAACTGTCCGACTAGATCTTCCAACTCCAACTATTGATGAAAAAGATTCGAATGCAAAGCATGAACAAAATGTTCCAAATTTACCAAGTTTTGCAAATACCAGTTCTTCTAAACATTCTACTGGAGATACAACAGTATATTCACCACCTCCTCCATTGCCACTTGCCACATCTGATACCTCTAGctcaatttctataaattcagaaaaaaatcataaatcacTGGTACCTCTATCAATGGTACCTCCATCACcacctccaccaccaccacctccaccaccaccgccaccacctccaccgccaccaccacctgCATCAGAAACTGATGCTACAGattttgaaacaaattctGAGAAGAAAACCAATgaggagaaaaataaatcagtaaaGTTAGACGACCGTTCAAATTTAATGGCTGCAATTCGAAATGCAGGTGGTGTAGGAAGAGCAAAGTTGAGACATACAGGGCCAccagaagaaaaaggaaatcggTGGTCTTCTGCGTCCGTTGGAGGAGATTTAATGGCTGATTTACACGCGAAGCTAGCCCTCAGAAGAAAAGGAATTGCAGGGTCAGGAGGTAGCGCTTTGGAGAGaatgttaatttcaattcCGCCTCCCCCAAAACCAAATGAAGCAACTACGTCGGATAGAAATTCCGCTACCAGTGAATATGATTCTCAGCCGGATACTGATGATTGGGATGAGTAA
- the LOC144471506 gene encoding uncharacterized protein LOC144471506: protein MIHMLIRFPLTSLNTRTMIKMSKQRILQQYIKLCLSTKSKTHYDTLEISPNATSNEIKSAYYKLTLEYHPDRNKSDQAKVRFQNISDAYQVLSNFQLRKQYDRTIAIKYADIDKIQRTETAYSEKTMGRMYDYDEWLRAHYGRSFERRKAQKEQYAEYMHHRKQIKEINEERESSIKVAIVLSIIILIVLYITDRNVLKYDQPKPDND, encoded by the coding sequence ATGATTCATATGCTTATTCGATTTCCATTAACATCCTTAAATACAAGGACTATGATCAAGATGTCAAAACAACGTATATtgcaacaatatataaaattatgtctATCAACGAAATCTAAAACTCACTATGATACATTAGAGATATCTCCAAATGCTACaagcaatgaaataaaatcagcttactataaattaacattagaATATCACCcagatagaaataaaagtgatCAAGCAAAAGTaagatttcaaaatatttctgatgCATATCAAGTTCttagtaattttcaattacgtAAACAGTATGACAGAAccattgcaattaaatatgCTGATATAGATAAAATACAGAGAACTGAAACAGCATATAGTGAAAAAACAATGGGTAGAATGTATGATTATGATGAATGGCTTAGAGCACATTATGGAAGATCATTTGAAAGACGTAAAGCACAAAAAGAACAATATGCTGAGTATATGCATCACAGAAAgcaaataaaggaaataaatgaagaacgCGAGTCATCTATTAAAGTTGCAAttgtattaagtattattattcttattgtattgtacataaCAGATCGTAATGTGCTTAAATATGATCAACCAAAACCTGATAATGATTGA
- the Vps37b gene encoding vacuolar protein sorting 37B, which yields MYKANQEPDIPAALGSITHLSNDELKELLNDDNKFEEIVKDIKQFKDMETEKDMLMASNRSLAEFNLSKQPELEGSKQILKELGERGSGLCASVKEKLEVLKEKCGEVSADTALDLLQTATAEIEEQSESIAGKFLAGDMEVDEFLEQFLSQRKLMHLRKVKVDKLKELIQKSHFSGGPGYPIASNFPGIAPAIPYPTGPVSIPMPVPSGLPHYRPY from the exons ATGTATAAAGCAAACCAAGAACCAGATATACCCGCAGCATTGGGTTCAATTACACATCTAAGTAATGATGAacttaaagaattattaaatgatgATAACAAGTTTGAAGAGATTGTGAAAGACATAAAACAG tttaaaGATATGGAAACTGAGAAGGACATGTTAATGGCAAGCAATAGATCTTTAGCAGAGTTTAATTTGTCTAAGCAACCAGAATTAGAAGGTAGTAAACAGATATTAAAAGAACTTGGCGAAAGAGGAAGTGGTCTATGTGCAAGTGTGAAAGAAAAGTTGGAAGTACTAA AGGAAAAGTGTGGTGAAGTGTCTGCTGATACTGCTTTGGACTTATTACAAACCGCTACTGCTGAAATCGAAGAGCAATCAGAG agTATAGCAGGGAAGTTTTTGGCTGGTGATATGGAAGTAGATGAATTTCTggaacaatttctttctcaaAGAAAATTGATGCATCTACGTAAAGTAAAAGTAGATAAACTGAAAGAGTTAATACAAAAGTCACACTTCTCTGGTGGTCCAGGTTATCCAATTGCTAGTAATTTTCCTGGTATAGCACCTGCCATTCCTTATCCAACTGGACCAGTCTCTATACCTATGCCTGTGCCATCTGGTTTACCACATTATAGaccatattaa
- the Mrpl44 gene encoding mitochondrial ribosomal protein L44: MIMNRLRPCLKKFMNATSVNYQDCRYIKRWVAPTQREICKRKKRLPKEPEPKRSTFIEWNRDAELYAFNQRLSENFKTDKLNQAFIHKSYIFMEEKKQEEMGVTDPKLEIQHNEGLIEIGREITTKVVVNYLTKSFPCVPASVIMAFYEYLMSQEILAKASLHIGTKDIILSGEHPVTEETLAKTFLALVGALAESTDTKHVGAFVRDFLIVGLATKDLTEIWCPPEPFEMLNSMICKERNSPVEPRIIGQAGKNTILSAYQVAVYCNKQFLGSGFGQDIAEAKNVAAMNALCRMFGLLDSSQPLRFDQEVDVTM; encoded by the exons atgatCATGAATAGGTTACGACCTtgcttaaaaaaatttatgaatgcAACATCTGTGAATTATCAAG ATTGTAGATACATCAAACGATGGGTTGCACCAACTCAAcgagaaatatgtaaaagaaaaaagaggtTACCTAAAGAACCTGAACCAAAACGTAGTACTTTCATTGAATGGAATAGAGATGCAGAGCTATATGCATTTAATCAAAGactttctgaaaattttaaaacagatAAACTAAATCAAGCATTCATTcataaatcatatattttcatggaagaaaaaaaacaggaAGAAATGGGAGTGACTGACCCTAAACTCGAAATTCAACACAATGAAGGTTTAATCGAAATAGGTAGAGAAATAACTACAAAGGttgttgtaaattatttaactaaatcTTTTCCATGTGTACCTGCATCTGTTATCAT gGCCTTCTATGAATATCTCATGTCTCAAGAAATTCTGGCTAAAGCATCATTACATATTGGGACAAAAGATATTATTCTGAGTGGT gAACATCCTGTAACAGAAGAAACACTAGCCAAGACATTTCTAGCTCTTGTTGGGGCACTCGCTGAAAGTACTGATACCAAACATGTTGGTGCTTTTGTTAGAGATTTTCTGATAGTTGGATTAGCTACTAAAGATTTAACAGAGATTTGGTGTCCACCTGAACCATTTGAAATGCTGAATAGTATGATctgtaaagaaagaaattcacCTGTGGAACCTAGAATTATTGGACAAGCtggaaaaaatacaattctgtCAGCTTACCAAGTTGCAGTTTActgtaataaacaatttttaggtTCAG GATTTGGTCAAGATATTGCAGAAGCAAAAAATGTAGCTGCCATGAATGCATTATGTAGAATGTTTGGTTTATTAGATTCAAGTCAACCATTACGGTTTGATCAAGAAGTAGATGTTACAATGTGA